In the Palaeococcus pacificus DY20341 genome, one interval contains:
- the speB gene encoding agmatinase, which yields MEFFYTYKSIETALPLVDVENAKFAILGIPFDGTTSYKPGARFGPTLIRQGTVNLESYILDYDIDLAELNIADIGDLEVVAGNPLQTVKMGIETIRELKEANPNVIPIILGGEHSMTYAPVKALMPKSYVVFDAHLDLRDEYESNPWNHACVARRISELGVEIAEFGIRSGIREEVEYAKEKGITWVHAREYSVERFKEVVKDLPEPVYVSIDIDAFDLSMVPSTGTPEAGGLRFWEVIEALEWLVKNKRIVGFDIMEVAGMEIGDVTALTGAKLLFYFIGMMEKFGKP from the coding sequence GTGGAATTCTTTTACACTTACAAGAGCATAGAGACGGCTTTACCTTTAGTTGATGTTGAGAATGCAAAATTCGCGATATTGGGTATTCCTTTTGACGGTACGACCTCGTATAAGCCCGGGGCAAGGTTCGGCCCAACGCTCATTAGGCAGGGTACAGTGAACCTCGAGAGCTATATATTAGATTATGATATAGACTTAGCAGAGCTTAACATAGCGGACATTGGAGACCTTGAGGTCGTAGCCGGCAATCCCTTGCAGACAGTAAAGATGGGCATTGAGACCATAAGAGAGCTCAAAGAGGCCAACCCGAATGTTATTCCAATAATATTGGGCGGTGAGCACTCAATGACCTACGCCCCTGTGAAGGCATTAATGCCAAAGAGCTACGTCGTCTTTGATGCCCACCTCGACTTAAGGGATGAGTATGAAAGTAACCCATGGAACCACGCTTGCGTTGCGCGCAGGATTTCAGAGCTTGGCGTTGAAATTGCTGAGTTCGGCATAAGGAGCGGCATAAGAGAAGAAGTAGAATATGCCAAGGAGAAGGGCATAACTTGGGTCCACGCAAGGGAATACAGCGTTGAGCGCTTTAAGGAAGTGGTGAAAGACTTGCCGGAGCCAGTCTACGTCTCAATCGATATAGATGCATTCGATCTCTCCATGGTGCCAAGCACCGGTACCCCAGAGGCAGGTGGCTTAAGATTTTGGGAGGTCATAGAGGCACTGGAGTGGCTTGTTAAAAACAAGAGAATAGTGGGCTTCGATATAATGGAAGTCGCAGGGATGGAGATTGGTGATGTTACTGCCCTTACAGGTGCAAAGCTCCTCTTCTACTTCATCGGCATGATGGAAAAGTTTGGGAAGCCTTAA
- a CDS encoding S8 family peptidase: MRFDRVLVTIMIFLLVVSLAGISNAAPLEKVRVIITIDRGNFNENSVRTLGGKVLAKGRLFPIVIAELPAPAVEHLKKAKGVVRVEYDAEAQILGKPPGKGKPKRPQPPQEIPWGIERINATNAWSITTGSSGGVIEVAVLDTGIDYDHPDLAQNIAWGVSTLRGKVSTNPRDYKDKNGHGTHVAGSIAALNNDIGVVGVAPNVEIYAIKVLGNGGTGFYSDIILGIEQALLGPDGILDADNDTIVVGDPDDDTAEVISMSLGGSSDVQALHDVIIQAYDYGVVIVAASGNEGSSSPIYPAAYPEVIAVGAMDSNDQVPWWSNRNPEIAAPGVDILSTYPDDTYETLSGTSMATPHVSGVVALIQAAHYNEYGTVISVGTFNDTEPNTVRGILHSTADDKGSSGYDIFYGYGIVRADSAVQVAS; the protein is encoded by the coding sequence ATGCGATTTGATAGGGTTCTTGTAACAATAATGATCTTTTTATTAGTGGTTTCATTAGCCGGCATTAGCAATGCCGCACCCTTAGAAAAAGTCCGCGTGATAATAACAATTGATAGAGGGAACTTCAACGAAAACTCGGTTAGAACACTTGGAGGAAAAGTTTTAGCAAAAGGCAGGCTCTTTCCAATAGTCATTGCAGAACTTCCAGCTCCCGCAGTAGAGCATTTGAAGAAAGCCAAGGGAGTCGTGAGAGTAGAGTATGATGCAGAAGCACAAATCTTGGGTAAGCCCCCGGGCAAAGGAAAGCCCAAGCGGCCCCAACCACCACAGGAAATTCCTTGGGGGATTGAGAGAATAAACGCAACAAATGCTTGGAGTATTACAACTGGTTCAAGCGGTGGAGTTATAGAAGTTGCCGTTCTAGATACTGGGATAGACTACGACCATCCAGATTTGGCTCAAAACATCGCTTGGGGAGTTAGCACTCTTAGAGGCAAAGTTTCAACTAATCCAAGAGATTACAAAGATAAAAATGGCCACGGTACACATGTAGCGGGGAGTATAGCAGCATTAAACAACGACATCGGCGTCGTTGGTGTCGCGCCTAACGTGGAGATTTACGCTATTAAAGTTTTAGGCAACGGTGGAACCGGTTTCTACAGCGACATAATATTAGGAATTGAGCAGGCTTTGCTCGGTCCCGACGGAATCCTCGATGCAGACAATGATACGATTGTTGTAGGCGACCCTGATGACGACACTGCCGAAGTAATCTCAATGAGCCTCGGTGGCTCAAGCGACGTTCAAGCCCTTCATGATGTCATTATACAAGCTTATGACTATGGCGTCGTCATAGTTGCTGCATCCGGAAATGAAGGTTCTTCGAGTCCAATTTATCCGGCGGCTTACCCAGAGGTAATAGCCGTTGGGGCAATGGACAGCAACGATCAAGTGCCATGGTGGAGCAACAGAAATCCGGAAATAGCCGCTCCGGGAGTAGACATACTAAGCACTTACCCTGATGACACTTACGAGACCCTAAGCGGTACTTCAATGGCCACACCACATGTTAGTGGAGTCGTTGCATTAATTCAAGCCGCTCACTACAACGAATATGGAACCGTTATTTCCGTGGGTACTTTCAACGACACCGAACCAAATACAGTTAGAGGAATACTTCACTCAACAGCTGATGATAAAGGAAGTTCAGGATACGACATCTTCTATGGATATGGCATAGTTAGAGCAGATTCAGCGGTGCAAGTAGCGAGCTAA
- a CDS encoding sodium-dependent transporter yields the protein MRRVHVLIAFLIVGYMLSIWNFILTPKYIIVFGMKGLIVSLIPMALALALIYFEMESTKRTKYLMYEFFVKASRTPGVALTLLLFLTIMLSVTAYYSSFAISRAAGLGQFYIVLLAILTLLASALLLLIAKGKTLEFISAVSVLFIIFSIVTVILIRSEATAQITNKDSLLYLTQTMESLKSFDHKMTFASIVQLLLITLVGFGLGAGFYYVLGSFIPEDMDTKKVIAGVLVLQVLLSFVAALIVVYSLGFAHQSYRASFTNLAESPEKSFEMYRQFNMLLVYTRNSTATPLESINAIYSIPIILKEGGIEGASKIIWLLMLSIYFAGLTTIIPLMEIGSHAASEIMQLGRKRGIFAISLLSMLLVALMYIQPIKAVILGVPFSIILIMAAMEALPIITSRRVFDESVRGLVEILFGLFLLLGLFGLYFAFIKGTLYVKLGAVIGLILLIPIAFNNLLLKPKG from the coding sequence ATGAGGAGAGTGCATGTACTCATAGCGTTTTTAATCGTGGGATATATGCTGAGCATATGGAACTTCATACTAACTCCAAAATACATAATAGTTTTTGGAATGAAGGGGCTGATAGTATCTCTCATTCCAATGGCACTTGCATTGGCTTTGATATACTTTGAAATGGAGAGCACAAAGAGAACAAAATACCTCATGTATGAGTTCTTTGTTAAAGCGTCGAGAACTCCAGGCGTTGCGTTGACATTGTTACTGTTTTTGACAATAATGCTCAGTGTAACGGCCTACTACTCAAGCTTTGCCATATCGCGAGCTGCTGGCTTGGGGCAATTTTATATAGTTCTCTTGGCAATTTTGACGCTCTTAGCGTCTGCATTGCTGCTTTTAATAGCTAAAGGGAAGACTTTGGAGTTTATATCTGCAGTTTCAGTGCTTTTCATAATATTCTCCATCGTGACAGTTATTTTGATTAGAAGCGAAGCTACAGCACAAATTACAAATAAGGATTCTCTTCTATACTTAACTCAGACTATGGAGTCATTAAAGTCGTTTGACCATAAAATGACCTTTGCAAGCATTGTTCAGTTGCTTTTAATTACGCTAGTGGGCTTCGGTTTGGGTGCGGGCTTTTACTATGTTTTAGGAAGCTTTATACCTGAAGACATGGATACAAAGAAAGTTATCGCTGGTGTATTGGTTTTGCAGGTGCTTTTGAGCTTTGTGGCTGCTTTGATTGTGGTTTACTCTCTTGGCTTTGCCCATCAAAGTTATAGGGCGAGCTTTACAAACCTAGCAGAGTCTCCAGAGAAATCTTTTGAGATGTACAGGCAGTTCAACATGCTTTTGGTTTACACAAGGAATAGCACTGCTACGCCGTTGGAGTCGATTAACGCAATTTACAGCATTCCTATTATCCTGAAAGAAGGTGGGATAGAGGGGGCTTCGAAAATTATATGGCTCCTAATGCTATCGATATACTTCGCTGGATTGACGACGATAATTCCTTTAATGGAAATTGGAAGCCACGCTGCCTCTGAGATCATGCAGCTTGGAAGGAAAAGGGGCATATTTGCCATCTCTCTCTTGAGCATGTTGTTAGTTGCTTTAATGTACATACAGCCCATAAAGGCAGTTATATTGGGAGTACCCTTTAGCATTATTTTGATAATGGCTGCGATGGAGGCTTTACCCATAATAACCTCGAGAAGAGTCTTTGATGAATCAGTTAGGGGATTAGTGGAAATCCTCTTTGGCTTGTTTTTACTCCTCGGATTGTTTGGGCTTTATTTTGCATTCATAAAGGGAACACTGTATGTAAAGCTTGGGGCAGTGATAGGTTTGATACTGCTTATACCCATAGCATTCAACAACCTGCTACTCAAGCCGAAAGGGTGA
- a CDS encoding translation initiation factor IF-5A: MGDKTKIQVSKLKPGRYVLIDDEPCRIANITVSSPGKHGSAKARITAVGIFDGKARSIVKPTSAEIDVPIIDKRTGQIISMTPDTVQIMDMETYEIFDVPRATGVDDEIKDKLTEGINVEYWETLGRIKIMKLKGESS; the protein is encoded by the coding sequence ATGGGAGATAAGACAAAGATTCAGGTAAGTAAGCTTAAACCCGGAAGGTATGTTCTCATAGATGATGAGCCATGCAGAATTGCCAACATTACGGTATCTTCACCAGGAAAGCACGGTTCAGCTAAAGCTAGGATCACTGCAGTGGGTATTTTCGATGGGAAGGCTAGGAGCATTGTTAAGCCAACGAGCGCGGAAATTGATGTCCCAATAATTGACAAAAGAACCGGACAAATAATCTCTATGACCCCAGATACAGTGCAAATTATGGATATGGAGACCTACGAGATATTCGACGTTCCAAGAGCCACAGGTGTTGACGACGAAATTAAAGACAAGCTTACCGAAGGAATAAACGTTGAGTACTGGGAGACATTAGGTAGGATTAAGATAATGAAGCTCAAAGGAGAAAGCAGCTGA
- a CDS encoding chloride channel protein, translating into MKWETTKYIKKWAVVLSFSAVAGIVGGLGAVLFRELIKYTHSIFFEMVLPIITFEFHGYNLGYIFLPALGSIIVIPIIKKCPELKGNGIPEVIEAVIFKEGIIKKKFAVLKVIATSITIGSGGSVGREGPIGFIGASLASMLTQKFKLSPEMRKLLTTCGLAAGIAGTFNTPLSGAMFALEVIYMGAFSINLVPIVIAAVVGNAVTLLMLKRAFEVSIPLNTGHALVELPFFFAMGLLFGVLAAAYAKFIYLLTDVFEKQARAWNLVLGGLGVGLIGMLFPKYGIFGVGYSGMEMAVSGLLPIGLLISLGLAKMLATSLTISSGHSGGIFAPSLYIGTMFGTAFGLILSVLFPDLGINPSSYALAGMAAFFSGLTQAPITQILMVTELTKSYALLPAVMTSSTVGFLTARFFLKGSSIYTLKLEKKGIHIRTGKPIVLEMISVKEIMNKEPVFVYEDTPLIDVEHLVAETGHDCFPVVDKDFRVLGIIGVKDFLKRSSRIKALPVKRFLNRPFAIACLNETAQSAFEKLVEYDQNLLPIVEDLESKKLVGVVTKRDIYKAYYKGLEGMYIE; encoded by the coding sequence ATGAAGTGGGAGACCACGAAGTACATTAAAAAGTGGGCAGTAGTTCTGAGCTTTTCAGCTGTTGCAGGGATAGTTGGAGGACTAGGAGCAGTTCTCTTCAGGGAGTTAATAAAGTACACCCACTCGATTTTCTTTGAGATGGTTCTACCGATAATAACCTTTGAGTTCCACGGCTACAACCTTGGCTACATTTTCCTCCCTGCCCTCGGGAGCATCATAGTTATTCCGATCATAAAAAAGTGTCCGGAACTTAAAGGGAATGGGATTCCAGAAGTCATAGAAGCCGTGATATTTAAAGAGGGCATTATTAAGAAAAAGTTTGCAGTTTTAAAAGTTATAGCCACCTCAATAACTATTGGCTCCGGCGGGAGTGTAGGTAGGGAAGGCCCTATAGGATTTATTGGAGCTTCATTAGCCTCCATGCTGACTCAAAAGTTTAAACTTTCCCCCGAGATGAGAAAACTCCTGACCACATGTGGGCTTGCCGCGGGAATAGCAGGAACTTTTAATACTCCTCTCTCTGGGGCCATGTTTGCCCTTGAAGTGATATATATGGGTGCTTTTTCAATAAATCTCGTTCCTATTGTCATAGCTGCGGTTGTAGGAAATGCTGTAACACTACTCATGCTAAAAAGAGCATTTGAAGTATCAATCCCCTTAAACACCGGACATGCCTTGGTTGAGCTGCCCTTCTTCTTTGCTATGGGACTGCTCTTTGGAGTTTTAGCTGCAGCCTACGCGAAGTTCATTTACCTGCTGACCGATGTATTTGAAAAACAAGCTAGAGCATGGAACTTAGTTCTTGGAGGACTTGGAGTTGGTTTGATAGGAATGCTCTTTCCAAAGTACGGCATTTTTGGGGTTGGCTACAGCGGAATGGAGATGGCTGTAAGCGGACTCCTTCCAATAGGCCTTTTGATATCACTTGGACTCGCCAAGATGCTCGCAACATCTTTAACAATATCTTCAGGACACAGCGGTGGGATATTCGCCCCAAGCCTTTATATAGGAACCATGTTTGGAACAGCTTTTGGACTAATTTTAAGTGTCCTCTTTCCGGACTTGGGGATTAACCCCTCTTCTTATGCACTAGCTGGAATGGCAGCATTCTTCAGCGGGTTAACACAAGCACCAATAACACAGATACTTATGGTAACAGAGTTAACAAAGAGCTATGCTCTCCTCCCTGCAGTAATGACCTCCTCCACCGTGGGCTTTTTAACAGCAAGGTTCTTCCTCAAAGGCTCTTCAATATACACATTGAAGCTTGAGAAAAAAGGAATCCACATAAGAACAGGAAAGCCAATAGTCTTGGAAATGATATCTGTCAAGGAAATAATGAACAAGGAGCCTGTCTTCGTGTATGAAGACACGCCACTCATAGATGTGGAGCACTTGGTAGCTGAAACAGGTCACGACTGCTTCCCCGTTGTTGATAAAGACTTTAGGGTCTTGGGTATTATTGGAGTAAAGGACTTCTTAAAGCGCTCCTCAAGGATTAAAGCCCTCCCGGTGAAGCGTTTTCTCAACAGGCCCTTTGCCATCGCATGCTTAAATGAAACCGCCCAAAGTGCCTTTGAAAAGCTAGTTGAGTATGATCAAAACCTTTTGCCTATCGTTGAGGACTTAGAGAGTAAAAAGCTCGTTGGAGTTGTGACTAAGAGGGACATCTATAAAGCATACTACAAGGGGCTTGAGGGGATGTATATAGAGTGA